Proteins encoded within one genomic window of Macaca fascicularis isolate 582-1 chromosome 16, T2T-MFA8v1.1:
- the LOC102118223 gene encoding C-C motif chemokine 3-like 1 — MQVSTAALAVLLCTVALCKPVFSAPLAADTPTSCCFSYISRHIPQNFVADYFETSSQCSKPGVIFLTKRGRQVCADPSEDWVQKYVSDLELSA, encoded by the exons ATGCAGGTCTCCACTGCTGCCCTTGCCGTCCTCCTCTGCACCGTGGCTCTCTGCAAGCCGGTCTTCTCTGCACCAC TTGCTGCTGACACCCCGACCTCCTGCTGCTTCAGCTACATCTCCCGGCACATTCCACAGAATTTCGTAGCTGACTACTTTGAGACCAGCAGCCAGTGCTCCAAGCCCGGTGTCAT CTTCCTAACCAAGAGAGGCCGGCAGGTCTGTGCTGACCCCAGTGAGGACTGGGTCCAGAAATACGTCAGCGACCTGGAGCTGAGTGCCTGA